The segment GCTATTTCGGCAAGGAAGAGACAAGAAAGAGCACGCAAATCAGTTTGGTGGCCGAAGTGGCCAATGCCTGGTACGCGCTCCTGGCAGACCGCGACCGGCTGGCCTTCGTCAGGGATACCCTGAAAACCCGTCTGGACTCCCAGGCCCTGATCCAGCGGCGCTTCGAACTGGGTTCCTCGTCCGCGCTGGATCTGGCCCAGGCCGACTCCCTGGTGCAATCGGCGCGTTCGGACATGGCGTCGCTGACCAGCCAGGTCGCGCGCGACGAAAACGCCCTGACGCTGCTGGTCGGCGCGGCCGTGCCGGCCGACCTCCTGGGCAAGGGCTCGCTCAAGGATCAGGCGGACTTGCCGGATCTGCCGGCCGGCCTGCCGTCCCAGGTGCTGCTGAACCGTCCGGACGTGTTGCTGGCCGAGCACCAGCTCAAGGCCGCCAACGCCAATATCGGCGCCGCGCGGGCCAACTTCTTTCCGAGAATCACCCTGACGGGCAGTGTCGGCAGCGCGAGTCCCACGCTGTCCGGATTGTTCGACAGTGGTTCGGGAACCTGGTCGTTCGGCCCGTCGATTTCGCTGCCGATCTTCGATGGCGGAGTGAACCTGGCCACGCTGCGCACCTCCAAGGTGCAGCGCGACATCGCGGTCGCCCAGTACGAAAAGACCGTGCAGACGGCGTTCCGCGAAGTCGCCGACGCCCTGGCTGTGCGCGGCACCATCGAGGAGCAATGGTCGGCCCAGCAAAAGCTCGCCGAAGCGGCGCGGCTGAGCTACGGCTTGTCGAACGCCCGTTACAAGGCCGGCGTCGACAGCTATCTGACCTTGCTGGATGCCCAGCGTTCGCTGTACAGTGCCGAGCAGTCGCTGATTGTGACGCGCCAGGCGCGTCTTGCCTCCCGCGTGACCCTGTACAAGGTCCTGGGCGGCGGTTGGCAGCCGGAGCCCGGCGCCGTGAAAGGTTCCTAAGGCTCGATCCCCCGGTTAAGACCGGGGGATTTTTTTAACGGGAGTGCGCACAAGACAGGGGAAGGCAAAGGCAGCACATGGCACGCAAGACCAAGGAAGAAGCCGAACTGACGCGGCAACGGCTGATCGATACGGCGCAACGCCTGTTCTGGGAAAAGGGCGTGAGCCGCACGTCGCTCGCCGATATCGCTCAGGCCGCGGGGGTGACGCGGGGCGCGATCTACTGGCATTTCACCGACAAGATCGCCCTGTTCAACGCCATGTGCGAACGCATCATCCCGCGTTTTGACGAGCTTGACGCCAAACTTTCCCGGGCCGGGTCGCCCGAGCGGGCGGTGCGCTGCCTGTGGCAGCACAGTCAGGACGTGCTGCGCTGTTTCGCCGAACATCCCGACATGCGCTGCGTGATCGGCATCCTCAACCTGCGCTGCGAGTTCGTCGGGGAAATGGCGAACGTGCTGATCATGGACCGTTCGTTCATGACCGAGAAATTCGACCGGCTGGAGAAGATTTTCGCGAGGGCCGACCAGGAGGGCGATCTGTTGCCGGGGCTGACCGCGCGCCAGGCCGCGCACATTTACCACTCCATGGCGCGCGGGCTGATCGACATCTGGCTTTTGCATCCCGAGCGCATCGATCTTTCGGCCGAAGCCGACACCTGGTTCCTGCCGTTTTTCCGGGGGACCTTCAGGCTGGACTCCTGGTTGCCCGACAGCTCCTGTCCCTGATTCCGGCGAGGCGCCACCGGGCCTCCTCGCCCCGATTCCGGGCTTGATCATCATCAACGTGCACCCGCACAGGCTCTTCCACAATGGTTACGAACCCGAAGAGGACGATGTTGTTATGACAAATCCACTAACATCCGCAGAACTCGACCTGATGCACGCCTGGTGGCGCGCCGCCAATTACCTGTCGGTCGGTCAAATCTACCTGAAAGACAACCCGCTCTTGCTCGAACCGCTCAAGCGCGAGCATGTCAAGCCGCGCCTGATGGGGCACTGGGGGACCACGCCCGGACTGAATTTCATTTATGTTCACCTGAATCGCCTGATCCGCCGCGAGCGCCAGCCGATGATCTACATCACCGGACCCGGGCATGGCGGACCGGGGTTGGTGGCCAACACCTGGCTGGAAGGCACGTACAGTGAAATCTATCCGGACGTCGATCACAGCCTCGAGGGCATGAAAAAGCTGTTCAAGCAGTTTTCCTTTCCGGGCGGCATTCCATCGCACGTCGCGCCGGAAACCCCGGGGTCGATGCACGAAGGCGGGGAGCTTGGCTATGCGCTGTCGCATGCCTTCGGCGCCGCCTTCGACAATCCCGGTCAGGTCGTGGT is part of the Paludibacterium paludis genome and harbors:
- the adeC gene encoding AdeC/AdeK/OprM family multidrug efflux complex outer membrane factor, yielding MLKRPSLLGASVAAALLAGCTMAPDYQRPALPVAGAFPAGDAYAPATDTGAAASELPWRDFFRDPALKTLIGMALENNRDLRVAALNIEAARAQYQIAGAPLFPGINASGGQSAQGTADAYRAAGQPRVSRSYTGGVGFSAYEIDLFGRLRSLKESALESYFGKEETRKSTQISLVAEVANAWYALLADRDRLAFVRDTLKTRLDSQALIQRRFELGSSSALDLAQADSLVQSARSDMASLTSQVARDENALTLLVGAAVPADLLGKGSLKDQADLPDLPAGLPSQVLLNRPDVLLAEHQLKAANANIGAARANFFPRITLTGSVGSASPTLSGLFDSGSGTWSFGPSISLPIFDGGVNLATLRTSKVQRDIAVAQYEKTVQTAFREVADALAVRGTIEEQWSAQQKLAEAARLSYGLSNARYKAGVDSYLTLLDAQRSLYSAEQSLIVTRQARLASRVTLYKVLGGGWQPEPGAVKGS
- a CDS encoding TetR family transcriptional regulator, which produces MARKTKEEAELTRQRLIDTAQRLFWEKGVSRTSLADIAQAAGVTRGAIYWHFTDKIALFNAMCERIIPRFDELDAKLSRAGSPERAVRCLWQHSQDVLRCFAEHPDMRCVIGILNLRCEFVGEMANVLIMDRSFMTEKFDRLEKIFARADQEGDLLPGLTARQAAHIYHSMARGLIDIWLLHPERIDLSAEADTWFLPFFRGTFRLDSWLPDSSCP